In the Pleurodeles waltl isolate 20211129_DDA chromosome 3_1, aPleWal1.hap1.20221129, whole genome shotgun sequence genome, GCAGCAAGCATGCCAATGGTGAAGAGGGATTTATTTATGATCACAAATATTTGGCAATCAAAGCTACAATCTCAAACACTATGCACTTACGTTTTCATACTATGCACTGTTACATTAAGCATCCACTAAGCCATCATTACGGTCTCTTTTCTAAAATGGTAGACACCAGcttattagaaactgatttttatataaaatatttttcatgACAAAATTTTAGAACAAACACAAAACATGGCTTCATCATTGCTTGCTCAAGCTTTATTTTGGTACTATTTGGCTGGCACACACTAGGCAGCATCTGCTTCGGGTATTATTGCATACCCTTAATTCTAAAAGGTTAACTTATAGTTCAGTGTGGTTTGACATCATGAGGCTTAGCTGAAAATAACTAGTAAAAATCACAGATGTTCTCAACAATGAGTACTAAAATAGGTATTGCCTGGGGCTCCAAAAACCCTTTAGATGGTACTGAAAACAACAGGCCTGATGGGATTTTTGTCTCAATGTTCTGAAGAGAAGTGCTAATTTAAAAATATCCTTCCTACCTCTTAATTTCCATGCCCACTTTCACCAGGTAAGAGAGCTGAAAAAGCTGGATTCTGAAGTGCCCACTACCAGCAGGATCCAGAGGTCTCAGCTGGACAAAGCAAAGAGCTAACTAGTCCACAGGTTGACAATTGAACATGCTTCAACATACTGCTGCTACAGACCACTTCTTCAACTCCTTATGTCCCAGCCATCTCCTGTCCTGCCTAAGAGGAAGAAACCACAGACTAGAAGAAGGCCTTCAGGGTCCTATTTCAGTTACTGAGGTCCAGGAAGGATTCTGACTACAAACATCCCATCCAAATCCCCCAGGGCCCCCCAGCTGCTTCTTGCCTGTAACTCTGCCAAGCCAGTAGAATCACAGGACCAGAGCACCAACTCCTGGGGACCATCTATTTCACCTTTCAACTCCACTCTTCCCCCTGAGGACTGACCAATGCAGGCTGACATACTCCCTTTCATCTTGGCTTTTGACTATATTTCGATGATGATCAGAGTCCAGGACATAGTTGGTTGGGAAAGGATAAAATCACTTAGTTGTGCAAGGCATTGACACTGCAAGTTAGGATTCAGATTTCAAAGATGCAATGTTTCTATTTTTGACCAATGTTATTGACCCCCTTACAAGCTTCACAATGCTTAATTTACCACCCATTTGTGGAAAAATGAGTACCTTGATGTTAATCTAGCAGTATTTCATGAAAGACTGCAATGTGTGAATGTGGGCCTATATTGTAGGGTTGCCTGGGCCTATTTTTCATCCCAATCCGACCCTGTTCATCAACAGTTTGAGTTGGAGGAACAGCCAATGTTATTTTACAGTGTTTATGATGTATTTGGAATTATTTAGTAGAAAAGACTTTGGCCCTTATCACGAGcatggtggtctgaggaccgccacggTGGAGCTGACAATTGCAACGTCGCGGGTCCGGCGATAAAGACCTCCAGAGCACAAGTACTGGAAGGCACCtgtagaacacagccaagtcaccgttcAGCCCACCACAGCGGAGGGGCTGCAGTGGCTGGCGCCAGCCTTCTCCAGATTGGCAGTCAGGCAGTATCCCACAACCACATTACGAGATTGCACACCGCCAGAATTTCCAGCCCAGATCCACTGTCACCGAAAGCCTGGtgaaaatgaacaatataaaagaaaacacccaccttcaggaacacaggcacagctGTAGGCACCATAGTACatgaattgcaactcctcccaatgctCTAACTGGCCATGCAACTCCCGGACCAGCAACGGTGACCAAgataccaaccataagtacaccagcctagcacacactgaaaggAATGAATGAAGCACACACTGAAAGGAATGAtgttagtacacacataacacacacacaacacaggaagCCACACGCAAACAAACtcccataccaacacacatacacacacgcataaacGCAAATACCCAGAACcatcacacatacatgtggaaggaaagccaggactaaGTAGTTACTATCGACACCAACGGTGTTGTGGTGCTCATACATTATGAATTTTAAAACTGTGAATAAAACTATGAacacacaggcccaagggccagtccaaaagtccCACAGTGCCCCGAGTACACTGGACAAAAGGTGACGCCTCAAAttcactcctgactgcaaagtgcaggcctccacggGGCAGagggcatcaatggggtatgcaggcacctcaggggtggggtggggggctttggGGTTGGAGAGGGGGGGTCTCCtggtctgggcttggaggggggccCTTGGGCTTGCCTTTGGAGGGAGCAGGGTCTGGGGGGGTTGGTCTTGGCCTGTGAAATGGagagagtgggcttggccttggaagaggagggagtgggtttggtcttggaagtggagggagcggGCATGGGCTTGGGTTTGACAGGAAGAGCAGTGGATGTGACAGAGGTGGAAgtagcaggtggtggaggggcatgttgagaggcagtggtggactgagaggtggaaggcaggggcctCGGAAAGGTAGCAGGGCGATGGGGGGGGACAGGGACTGGGGCAGTGGTAGGGAACAGTGAAAACTCCTTGAGGAAACAATTTTTGGTATCACAAGGGAAGTCAGGGTAAAGATGTTTGGGAGTgggtgggtatggttgtgaggtgtgtacgtggaggtgccttgggtgtttagatgtactgggaggagaagaggaggagatgtAGGGAGATGGCAAGGGGGACGTGTGAGTGTATGCTGGGGTAgtgcctgcaggtagggtggatgtgcttcatGTTGGTGTGTTGACAGTCGTGGTGTCTGTGGTGCGTGAATGGGGTCAGacaatgtggtgacggtggcagtgagagcacatgtggcaggatcagtgactgatgtggtgctgactgcaagtgtgagtggtgtactgactgtgaggaggaggtggtgggggagttggtgcagggtgtggatgttgtcatatctgcatgtgtctgttgtgtgtgtgcatggcggcggtggcgtctgtggtgcttatatctgtccttgcataccgtgtctgttgatgggGATGCATGTGggccagtaggtgtgccttggatggtgaggggagagggatgtgggtatgagaacaggtagctggaggggggactgaagaagaaaggacactggctgccatcaaggaggaggccagagcctgaaacgatctctgtaggctagacaaggcacagtgaatgccttctaggaacgcattgctcttttgcatctgggatgccagtccctagatggcattcacaatagttgtctgccccacagagatggacctcaggaggtcaatagcctcctcaaagatggcagcagggctgactggggctggggcagaggtgcctgcggttaaggagatgcccactctcttgggtgaggggCACAgggaactgggtggggagctacagggaggacggtgctggtaagggggtagcagacaaggatggtgctggggtggtcccagatgggtcccccACCTCCATGGAGCCATCATCAGAAGAGGAATCTGAAGATTGTTTGcttgatcctgtctccccgtggcactcccatccccctccatcccactggtccactCAGATCCGTGGATGTCAGCCCCCTGGGtgtcatgggctgcagcttcctctcTTGCCGgtgtcccttctccttcaccagatgatgctgatgcacacaaaggcagaggaggacagggagggagggagggagggagagagcgagagagacatgGTGCAATCAGTCAATGCTAGCACAACAGTTACACAGAGTAGTACATCAGcacttgatgccatgccatgattcAATACGCCCACCTGTGCACTTCGTACAACTAGGGAACACaatgggggaaaccacaacaatgtacatgtcaactgctgatggtctgactgattcAAAAATCTACATGAGGAATGGCATACCCGCcaaacctgtccagtacctgcacaCTACCCATAGCCATTGAGACATGAATGTGATGGACTACAaacccaacagaatcctgcatggctagttggcaggcctacttggctattgtcaattaTTACTCTGACCACTTGGCGCACCCATCCCCACTACACAGGCAGTGTCTGACTGTTTATTGAGGTCCCGGGATCCACCCTTGGCACAGTGTTTGGCAAGGACTcatcacaatggcctgacaccccaggtccaattatcctgttgccatgagctggcaagcatCTATGTAGTAGGTGGCCACACTGTTTCAATATTGGAGGTACCTGCCCTGCTAACACTGACTGCAAGGCATTACccacatctgtgatgccaatcctgcccagatggacactgcCCATAGTGGACACCATTGCACCAAGCACccatgccacagctacccaatggtgtgcacccagagccactatggcaacacacGTACCAAGTGTGAGtgggtacttacccccatgtggctgctgtgtttccctcaagtgcccatcgacctcagggtaggccaccgccaatttgtgggccattagggaggtcagggtccgataggtaccccttctttgttgggaggacatccccagggtccacacttgcttggcaatggcacaccaaatccccttcttctgatgggcactggcctgcatgggagacacagacagaagaacacagtcatgtagagtggcatccttGGGACAAcattggacagcacacatcacacttccacacccacacatcgTCACCCAACATAGCCTTTgggccctcacccatgtccatgctccagacacactgccaccCACCAAGACCCCCTTCCCCAGGTGCACAACTTACATACTACTCTGGTGCCccgtacagctgtccatacagaagGGCAGGATCCCATCCATGAGCAGCTCcatctcttcctgggtgaaggcttgggccctgtctcctgcacGACATGTCATCTTGGCTACAAGAGTCAGATCACAGCAACACACGCAGCGGAGGTCTTCAGTGCATGCGgttcaggagtcaaatgagcatgagcacatgaaatcgcAGTCATGGccgctgcggacatcaccgtcaccaccaCGGTGATCACCATTGGTTTCTGTTTCCTATAGGCAACAGTTccaaccaatggtgagttgcaagGTGTTCGTGACAGCCTACTGCTATCACATGTTGCGCCAGCGGgatgagctcacttccacctgtcacatgcatgcaggacaggcgaatgccattttacatgtgcaatgtgtgttgtgggtgaaatATGTGACTTTTGGTGGTCTGTGACCACATCAACACAGTctacacagtctatggtgcacgATATAAAAcccactctctcctgttcccattTATGATGTAAGGATGAGGATgagaaatgcaccagtgtacaggcccctagtcgaccttgccaccctggaggagcatcacgtcatccagacctatcacctGAACCGTGCAAtcatcatggaactggtggcccagttggagccggatctgttaccTGCCATTCACCATCCCAGTGCCATCCCTCCCTCAGTGccggtgctgtcagtcctccactaccttgcctcaggctcctttcaggtcacagtgggcctggcagcagggatgttgcaGCCCATGCTTAGCAACATCCTGtgggatgtactatgtgccctgctcaaacatctggCCAGCTATGTCTGGTTCCCACAACGTGCAGAAtcgcccactgtcaaggctgcgttctacagagtggcacatgtcccttatgtaattggggtcattgatggcacccacattaccCTGGTGCCAACCAGGAAgagtgaacaggtctataggaactGCAAAAACTTTAAGTTGgttaacgtgcaggtggtgtgtctcatggACCAATACATCTTCCTGGTGAccgccaggttcccaggctctgtgcatgattccttcatcctgcagatcagcagcatcccacacatgatggcaccacttatgagggaccgggcctggctcatcagtGTGTACTCCTGCATATGTTTGCCCCTCGGCTCtctgcactcttgtgtccctgccctattgccctcccagtcttgacatgcctcttacctctgtgtacacaggtgactctggctatcccaacctgccctggctcctgacacccgtgaggcatccaactacagatccagaggaccactacaatgaggcccacattcGTACCAGACGGGTTATTGAGAGGTGTTtcagcctgctgaaggccagattccagagtCTGCACATCTCCAGGGGTGCCTCGCTCTACaatccacagaaggtgtgccagatcattgtggtctgctgcatgctgcacaatctggccctgaggcatcacatcccattgctggatgcagaggagggtgtAGCTGTACtgttggctgatgaaggggacatggggagtgatgaagaggagaattatgaggatgcagctgactccagggcagagctgattcgaCAGTACTTCGACTGAGAGtcaggtatgtgtcaactgtctggtatgtgtcctctacgaaTCTCTGCCTTATCCCTactaccacctgttgtctgtgaccactgatggtATTGGTTTCAGCTCTACTTCTGGCTGGGTTGGGGGAgcgtcacatgtgcccatgacttaggtagtcacagtgtacaggtcaggcctatagtcaggcagctgttgtgctggtgcactagtgccatcaacgtgtatgtacaatgttccctgagctggcacttcaagtgctatgtgtgtgccatacaGGGTTGTTGCACctctgcagcatctatcctgggagttGACACTGGGTGACATTGTTGTTGTTGGCTGTGGATTTGAGGTCTGGTATGATGCTGGTTGCTGTGAGAGTGGTACCatagggttggtgtgtgttgtttttgtgtgttggtactggccttatccttgtggacttgactgccatatctaccctggatacctgttcctacagtgcatttgtgttgacTTGGCATCTGtgcctcctacagtgattgttgtccctgtcttgctctactttcaggacattgtactggtgtactctggtccctgcctgaccTGTTGCCTCCTTTAACACATATCTCCCgccactggctgctccacgatcgacctccttgcattttgctcccccctctgtcaccctcccatgcatgtgctgggcgatgggttgccagttgcacatgtattggcagttccattcGTACTCATGAAAAATAAAGACATAGGTAGTAACTttgctcaatagtgtttatttggaaggtacaagtgcaaggggtgatgaatGGGGCCATGGCGGGTgtgatcatcagagtggtgagtcCAGCTttgggtagtccaggtccagtatgctggccatgAGAAAACTGAGACATGAGAGTGGACAGTGGACAGGGTGTctaagtcacacacaagggagaatgttcaggagaaggTCACTTCCTGCCAGTGGTCCTGGTCTAGGCATCATGTCCAGATGTCTAGTCCTTGCTTGcgtggggggttcctcagctacaggggtaagGGTGCTAGATTCCTACGGGCCCTGGGGCAGGGCCTCCATACCACTGACTGAcgtggagggctctgatgggatgtggccagtggaaggggcctgctgatgggtggtGGACTCATGCATAATGGTGGTCAGATACTTGAACACCTCTGCTATGGTGACCATGGTGGCatagtgggcctgccactgttgcatggcctcctgatggtattctccCTGCAGCCTCTGGGCCTCCTTCAcagtagcgaggatctgggccactggatcgtgggtctgctggtatacacccaggacttggttgagggcctcctgggcagtcagttggtgcgGCTGCCCCAAGCCTTGAACCACGTTTCCCTCCCACtacctttggcctcctgtgcctgtgcccctggcacagtgtgcccactcttaGTAGCAgctggaccttcattgtctggggtcgGTGCCCTCGACTCTGGCCCCTGAACtatggggcacacttctgattgtgaTGCACCTGGGGCACAAGATTGGATTTAAGGGGCTGGCTGTGGTGTTATTGCCACATGGGTGGGGACGTCCTGTGTGTCCATGGTGGGTCTGatgttggtggactgtccagtggccccccagattgcccaggcaagttgtccccatccagacatccagtggggccttcatcctggggagggttgtctgagtctggcatcctctgcagggcggcagtggcaggggtaccgtgGATGGAAATGGTAGAGATTAGTTATGTGACTGTAGTTAATGTccatgttgtgatgcatgcagtggctcgacttgcttcccagtgatggcaatgatagctgctgcactgcagacattgatttggtgtaggggtttgtggcatggtttccatgtggcatgggggttgtggatggtggttggcattgctgtcattgccatgtgttgggacgaAGTCTTTGCAGCCGgttggtgtgggctgtggtatagttgtccatgcagatgttccactgtgcagtgggtttgtggtgtgttgctgtgtgggttgtgctggattgtgggagctgtggttctccaCATTGTAGATGTCATCCGTGCATTAGGAGTGAGTGAGTAGGGATGgtaggagtggagtgatgtggcatgcagaggaggggtgtggggtgattCTGACGGGTGCAGTAGGGTGGGTTGTAGTAGGTTAGAGGGTGGTAGGGAGGAATGCAGGGCAGGGGGGGTTGGTGTTTGGGGGGGTACTGTTGACTTACCATAgtcgagccctccgctgatgccagtcaggccctcgggttgcatgatgtccatgaccttttcctcccaggatgtcaagtcacggggaggaggtggggcccaccaccagtcttgttgctAGCTATCTGATGCCTGGGTGCCAtcgaacggaccttccccctgaggttgttccacctgttcctgatgtcctcccttgtgcataggTAGATGccaactgtgttgaccctgtcgatgatcctctgctATAACTCTGTTTTCCTGCATATCGAtgttgctgtacctggactcccatgagctgtggctgcAATCtaatgatctcgtccaccatgacccgcaactcattgtcggtgaaccgtgggtgcttctggcgtgatgTGTTGTGGGGTGGGTTTGTGGTGTGCATGTCGGGTGCAGTGCAGTTTTGTGGTGATGTtggggtgtttggctgtgggtgctggAGGTCTGTGGTGGTAATTTGTACAGTTTGTGCAGTGTGATTGTCtttcttgtgtttggggtgtgctttgtGTCAAGTGTGTCTGCTCGTATTTGTCACTAGGGATTGtaggtgtgtatgtgggggtgttatatggtggcgtGTGCAGGTGTGCGTGGtatgtgtatgagtttcaggtgtgggatattcgaactggccaatgtggtgttggctacttttgGCAGTGCCTTTTCATACCGCCAGGGTGCGATCCGCCAACTGtttaccattgtgatggagtttGCCTCCAAATATGGCAGTTGGAATGGTGTCGGAGTGGCGGGGCCAGCAGTTGTTCAATCACTCTTTTGCCGTGGGTTGGCCTaggggtgttggttttgtgtctgtttttgggagGTTTATGTTTTGTGACTCGTTATCAGGCTGTCGCTGTGCCGCTGTGGAGGTATGGTGGTGCCATTTCGCATGGTGGTTTTGCCCAAaaatgccaaactcttaattagggccTTAACTTTGGAATATCACAAGCAACCAAAATGTTCCAGGAAATAATTAGAAAAGTTATCAGGCAACTAAGAATTAACTTGAATTATAGTGACAACATTCTGGTGTTTGGAACGACCCAAGAAGAACATGATGAGGCATTTGTGGAAGTATGTCCAAAAGTTATGGAAGCAGGATTAAGGATGAATGTAGGTAAATGTGAACTTAACACCATTCGCGGTTTGCTGTACTCTAAGGGGGCAGGCGGCACACAGATGTGGGGAAGAAAAgcatttaatacatttaaaaaataaaaacatacctgttCCTCCGCCGtgccgctcctctttccctcgtcactgcaggcacaggctcccagcctgccctgcggccaatcctgatgctgctcaaggcagcattaggattggctaggaGAGCCCTGCCAGggtactcccaggcagactaggagcctgctCTCTCCAACTGGGAAACACAGTGCCGAGCTGGAGTGATCACAGTGCGAACTCCCCTCATACCCATCACTCCAATGCCTCGACACTTTAACAAAGAAAGAAtaataaacttaggcccatatttagggaTGGTTAGCACCACGTTAgtgccatttattttgatgctaaaatggcgctaacctaacaccatatttatatttttacgctggacccgactagcgtcaaaatattggagttagtgccatgttTAGAATGCGCAAAaccatcttgcgtcaatgagatgcgaggtaggctTTCCTGTCCTAAGCACAGCACTTACCACCTACTGCCATATTTATCTCCAGGCACAGAAACGACACGAAAGAAGGAGGTGAACCTGAATAattgtgctaagcctgcttagcgctattatttaatgcctgggtcaaaccAGGCTTTAGGGTGcaagtaggcccatttccatggtggaacaccatggaatgagcacaAATATCCCGACCCCAAGCCCTAAGAACACCactacccacaccacagggacactacaggacgggtccccatcccaggtaagtataattttatttttttgtgagtgccattgggggccccttacatggggccccctgcctggcactgagtATGTTGAGCTTGCACAGGGGACACTATTcctctgtggtgggcattggggtggtagtaatgactcctgcctacacttagacaggagtcattatttgGCTGCTTCGGCATAAAAAAATGGCGTCAGGCcggttagcggcattttttttgttgccaaccagtctagcgtcatttcagacccactagcgccatttttcTTAATATCATCCATGACgggctagtgttttttttttatgctagccattccttagcgccatcttaTGTCATTTAATAAATGTGGT is a window encoding:
- the LOC138283536 gene encoding putative nuclease HARBI1, producing the protein MRMRNAPVYRPLVDLATLEEHHVIQTYHLNRAIIMELVAQLEPDLLPAIHHPSAIPPSVPVLSVLHYLASGSFQVTVGLAAGMLQPMLSNILWDVLCALLKHLASYVWFPQRAESPTVKAAFYRVAHVPYVIGVIDGTHITLVPTRKSEQVYRNCKNFKLVNVQVVCLMDQYIFLVTARFPGSVHDSFILQISSIPHMMAPLMRDRAWLINPEDHYNEAHIRTRRVIERCFSLLKARFQSLHISRGASLYNPQKVCQIIVVCCMLHNLALRHHIPLLDAEEGVAVLLADEGDMGSDEEENYEDAADSRAELIRQYFD